From a region of the Leptospira kmetyi serovar Malaysia str. Bejo-Iso9 genome:
- a CDS encoding FxLYD domain-containing protein translates to MDVVPFVLFFFLLIPALSWSKSNGELTLDGKYKYYNVGLQDQFTFLEINGQIENLSGKDHAEAFFTMNLYDKDDFLLESCRFAVQGLPAGHKRDFYASAKYVDPKLIKRFTIEFEDSN, encoded by the coding sequence ATGGACGTTGTTCCTTTCGTATTATTTTTCTTTCTTTTAATTCCGGCTCTGAGCTGGAGCAAATCGAACGGAGAACTTACCCTCGACGGAAAATACAAATACTACAACGTCGGGCTTCAGGATCAGTTCACCTTTCTTGAAATCAACGGACAGATAGAAAATCTTTCGGGCAAGGATCACGCGGAAGCTTTTTTTACGATGAACCTTTACGACAAGGACGACTTCTTATTGGAATCCTGTCGTTTCGCGGTTCAAGGATTGCCCGCGGGTCACAAACGGGATTTTTATGCGAGCGCCAAATACGTGGATCCGAAACTGATCAAACGGTTTACGATCGAATTCGAAGACAGTAATTAA
- a CDS encoding alpha/beta hydrolase, producing the protein MQSSYNRPLEMVGPIEAVHLPGNPDAYTVILFHGYGANAYDLSPLSAYLDLPDGTNWLFPNGVLEIPVMPGYNGRAWFPIDMEALQRAMMTGGYRDFSDRYPAGLESAREKAMEMIRTLGVPMEKIIIGGFSQGAMLATDIVLHSEVSPAGLLILSGTLISETDWKRLAEKKKEYKFFQSHGRMDQVLGYPAAKKLEQLLIGAGWKGEMIAFPGGHEIPEVVLRGMNLYLRNITG; encoded by the coding sequence ATGCAATCCTCTTATAATCGTCCTTTGGAAATGGTGGGTCCGATCGAAGCGGTTCATTTGCCGGGAAACCCCGACGCGTATACGGTGATTTTGTTTCACGGTTACGGAGCGAATGCATACGATCTTTCTCCGCTGAGCGCTTATCTGGATCTTCCCGACGGAACCAATTGGTTGTTTCCCAACGGAGTTTTGGAAATTCCGGTGATGCCCGGTTACAACGGAAGGGCTTGGTTTCCGATCGATATGGAAGCCTTACAAAGAGCGATGATGACCGGAGGTTATCGTGATTTTTCGGATCGTTATCCCGCGGGTTTGGAAAGCGCGCGCGAAAAAGCGATGGAGATGATTCGAACGCTCGGAGTTCCGATGGAAAAAATCATCATCGGAGGTTTCAGCCAAGGAGCGATGCTCGCGACGGACATCGTTCTTCATTCCGAAGTTTCTCCTGCGGGTTTGTTGATTCTTTCGGGAACGTTGATCAGCGAAACGGATTGGAAGCGGCTCGCGGAAAAGAAGAAGGAATATAAATTCTTTCAGAGTCACGGAAGAATGGACCAGGTTCTCGGTTATCCCGCCGCGAAAAAACTCGAACAACTGTTGATCGGAGCCGGATGGAAAGGGGAAATGATCGCTTTTCCGGGTGGACACGAAATTCCCGAAGTCGTACTTAGGGGTATGAACCTGTATCTCAGGAACATCACCGGATGA
- a CDS encoding beta-ketoacyl-ACP reductase gives MSKQFEGKVALVTGAASPRGLGRAIANTIAKEGGDIVVVDLNKEHIEQAAVDIAKEFGVKTLGLACNVTKPDDCDAVIAGVKEKFGKLDFLVNNAGVLKDNLFMRMSEQEFDFVLDVNLKGVFLMTKYASKLLLKAESGRIVNISSVSGLTGQPGQANYSSSKAGVIALTKVAAREFAGRNVLVNAVCPGYVQTDMTASLPEEVQKKLTDPMFIPLRRPGTQQEIANAVKFFLSDQSNYITGTYLRVDGGAAIGM, from the coding sequence ATGTCTAAACAGTTTGAAGGGAAAGTAGCACTCGTTACCGGAGCGGCGTCTCCTCGCGGTCTCGGAAGAGCGATCGCAAATACTATCGCAAAGGAAGGAGGCGACATAGTAGTCGTCGACCTCAATAAAGAACATATCGAACAAGCGGCGGTGGATATCGCCAAAGAATTCGGAGTAAAAACCTTAGGACTTGCTTGCAACGTCACCAAACCGGACGATTGCGACGCGGTGATCGCCGGCGTTAAAGAGAAGTTCGGGAAACTCGACTTTCTCGTAAACAACGCGGGAGTACTTAAGGACAATCTTTTTATGAGAATGTCCGAGCAGGAATTCGACTTCGTTCTCGACGTAAACTTGAAAGGAGTTTTTTTGATGACCAAGTACGCGTCCAAACTTCTTCTTAAGGCCGAGTCCGGAAGAATCGTAAACATCTCCTCCGTTTCCGGTCTTACGGGACAACCGGGACAAGCGAATTATTCTTCCTCGAAAGCGGGAGTGATCGCTCTTACGAAAGTTGCGGCGAGAGAATTTGCGGGAAGAAACGTTCTCGTAAACGCGGTTTGTCCGGGTTACGTTCAGACGGACATGACCGCTTCTCTTCCGGAAGAAGTTCAAAAGAAATTGACCGATCCTATGTTCATTCCTTTGAGAAGACCGGGAACACAACAAGAGATCGCAAACGCGGTGAAATTCTTTTTGAGCGATCAATCCAATTACATCACTGGAACTTATTTGAGAGTGGACGGCGGCGCCGCGATCGGAATGTGA
- a CDS encoding Lsa36 family surface (lipo)protein: MKHYVFIILFLFLLSKNIRSEAFCVGVECASIPNEITFGANLIDPALDAVYTKEFLLSMGESAVLQNINSSLLGGTRLNKGRIGLGYSVARTNLSPRNYFFENSELRELPKQGIAASPSVNLGVNLGTLFSNSNSELYKWNLHFHYFPYQLSEQNVPFLKLRKTDLHGKVANSGLNLRYFPFAEKNSSEENANDGLSFGFGLYQSLQTIHLHSYDRRPTNINLSGQRRKWIGINDLSYNSNLYSATVDFRYAKTIEFFTIYGGLGAMYNQGTVNIQVDRNVALSSSSNRDDFLTNPTLAFIDLKRNLFISHSNWYGTIGMEFRWKNANFILEYLKNQNSESVSAGAAFHF; this comes from the coding sequence TTGAAACATTACGTCTTTATAATTCTTTTTTTATTCTTACTTTCGAAAAACATACGTTCCGAAGCGTTTTGTGTCGGCGTGGAATGCGCTTCGATTCCGAACGAAATCACGTTCGGCGCGAACCTGATCGATCCTGCGTTAGACGCCGTTTATACAAAAGAATTCCTTCTTTCCATGGGAGAATCCGCCGTCTTACAAAACATCAATTCTTCTTTGTTGGGCGGGACCCGTTTGAACAAGGGAAGAATCGGACTCGGTTACTCGGTGGCAAGAACCAACCTAAGTCCGAGAAATTATTTTTTTGAAAACTCGGAGTTACGCGAACTTCCCAAACAGGGAATCGCCGCATCCCCTTCCGTAAATTTAGGAGTGAATTTAGGGACTTTGTTTTCGAATTCGAATTCCGAACTTTACAAATGGAATCTTCACTTCCATTATTTTCCGTATCAACTTTCGGAACAGAACGTTCCCTTTTTAAAACTCAGAAAAACGGACTTACACGGCAAGGTCGCAAACTCGGGACTCAATCTAAGATACTTTCCTTTTGCGGAAAAAAATTCTTCCGAAGAAAACGCAAACGACGGACTTTCCTTCGGGTTCGGCTTATATCAATCCTTGCAGACGATTCACCTTCATTCTTACGATCGAAGACCGACCAATATCAATCTTTCCGGACAAAGAAGAAAGTGGATCGGGATCAACGATCTTTCCTACAATTCGAATCTGTATTCTGCGACGGTCGATTTTCGTTATGCGAAGACGATCGAATTCTTCACCATATACGGAGGTTTGGGGGCGATGTATAACCAAGGTACGGTGAACATTCAAGTCGATCGAAACGTCGCCCTTTCTTCTTCGAGCAATCGGGACGATTTTTTGACGAACCCGACCCTTGCGTTTATCGACTTAAAGCGGAATCTTTTTATCAGTCATTCGAACTGGTACGGAACGATCGGTATGGAGTTTCGATGGAAGAACGCGAATTTCATTCTCGAATATTTAAAAAATCAAAACTCGGAATCGGTCAGCGCGGGAGCCGCGTTTCACTTTTAG
- a CDS encoding type II toxin-antitoxin system RelE/ParE family toxin, protein MAKEIVWSQRARSDLRDIYDYISKDSEVYAFNVVSRIINVVENIPSFPFFGRSVPEFNIENLRERLSGNYPIVYGIGNLQKIEIVTIHHSSRILK, encoded by the coding sequence ATGGCGAAAGAGATAGTATGGTCTCAAAGAGCCAGGTCGGATTTACGCGATATCTACGATTACATCAGTAAAGATTCTGAAGTTTACGCATTCAATGTAGTAAGTAGAATTATAAACGTAGTAGAAAATATTCCCTCTTTCCCATTCTTCGGAAGATCCGTTCCGGAATTTAATATCGAAAATCTACGAGAACGACTTTCGGGAAATTATCCGATCGTTTATGGAATCGGTAATTTGCAAAAAATCGAAATCGTTACGATTCATCATTCCTCAAGAATATTAAAATAA